The Lactuca sativa cultivar Salinas chromosome 2, Lsat_Salinas_v11, whole genome shotgun sequence genome includes a window with the following:
- the LOC111898642 gene encoding F-box protein At1g47340-like, with amino-acid sequence MTDMGHELPADLIYDILSRMPVKSLDRFRCVCKQWCKYIDEPNLAIIQMNRDSILEFECKAPFYEYNRHNIRCSSNGLLYLSEYNDTNFPSTTLSVIHPLRNQRYELPPIKIMQSYGLGFDASTKTFKMLASALVKIGKRMYTVHTMVHVLGTNSWREIAQIPRYLMKGKGIFAHACLHWLGFRHKQMRHIVRFGFLDEPLPPNHRKKVVRFDIRKEEFELIDPPRKTGDDWVETMLVDLHGEVGLVYNSTHSFSMELWVLKQNDQWMI; translated from the exons ATGACAGACATGGGTCATGAGTTGCCGGCAGACCTCATCTACGACATCCTATCAAGAATGCCGGTCAAATCTTTGGATCGTTTCCGGTGTGTATGCAAACAGTGGTGCAAGTATATCGATGAACCTAACCTTGCCATCATCCAGATGAATCGA GACTCGATTTTGGAGTTTGAATGTAAGGCGCCGTTCTATGAGTATAACAGACACAACATTAGATGTTCTTCCAACGGGCTACTCTATTTATCAGAGTACAACGACACCAACTTTCCTTCAACCACTCTATCTGTGATCCATCCTCTAAGGAATCAACGTTATGAGTTGCCACCTATCAAGATAATGCAATCATATGGCCTTGGTTTCGATGCTTCTACCAAGACTTTCAAGATGTTGGCCTCAGCCTTGGTGAAGATTGGGAAGAGAATGTATACAGTGCATACCATGGTGCATGTCTTGGGCACTAACTCATGGCGAGAGATAGCCCAAATCCCACGTTATCTCATGAAGGGTAAGGGTATATTCGCACATGCATGTTTGCATTGGTTAGGGTTTCGTCATAAACAAATGAGGCATATTGTACGTTTTGGGTTTCTTGATGAGCCATTACCACCTAATCACAGAAAGAAAGTGGTACGTTTTGATATAAGGAAGGAGGAATTCGAGCTGATTGATCCTCCTAGAAAAACAGGAGACGATTGGGTTGAAACTATGTTGGTTGATTTGCATGGTGAAGTTGGATTAGTGTATAATAGTACCCACTCCTTTAGCATGGAGTTGTGGGTATTGAAGCAGAATGATCAATGGATGATCTAA